The following proteins are encoded in a genomic region of Dysgonomonas mossii:
- a CDS encoding RNA polymerase sigma factor: MNELQMIAGCKEQKRDAQKMLYETYARKMYSICLRYSSDQDAAQDLLQDGFMKVFSNIGSYQERGSFEGWMKRVFINLALENLRKKKSIFHSSEDIQNLPEVVDESTEDDQMYRISETELLKMVQELPKGYSTVFNLYAIEDYSHKEIADMLGISEGTSRSQYVRARQILQDRVKKYVNERV, encoded by the coding sequence ATGAATGAACTGCAAATGATAGCAGGCTGTAAAGAACAAAAGCGAGACGCACAAAAAATGCTCTACGAAACTTATGCTCGTAAGATGTATAGCATATGTCTCCGTTATAGTTCGGATCAGGATGCTGCGCAGGATCTTTTACAGGATGGCTTCATGAAAGTTTTTTCAAATATCGGTTCATATCAGGAAAGAGGTTCTTTTGAAGGATGGATGAAACGCGTATTTATAAACCTTGCTTTAGAAAACTTAAGAAAGAAAAAGTCAATATTTCATTCTTCTGAGGATATCCAAAATCTCCCGGAGGTCGTTGATGAATCAACAGAAGACGATCAGATGTACAGGATATCGGAAACGGAACTATTGAAAATGGTACAAGAATTACCGAAAGGTTACTCTACTGTTTTTAATTTGTATGCTATAGAAGATTACTCCCATAAAGAAATTGCTGATATGCTTGGTATAAGTGAAGGAACTTCTCGCTCACAGTATGTGAGGGCCAGGCAAATATTGCAGGATAGGGTAAAAAAATATGTAAACGAGAGAGTGTAA
- a CDS encoding single-stranded DNA-binding protein, translating into MSINKVILVGNVGKDPDVKYFDNGSVVANFTLATTERGYTAANGTQIPDRTEWHNIVCWRGLAKVAEQFVRKGTQVYVEGKIRSRTYDDANGVKRYVNEIYADNLELLGSRKREGGDSPAGYGSPTGYGSDNTPTENTGYQAPPMMGEEDDLPF; encoded by the coding sequence ATGTCGATAAATAAAGTAATACTGGTAGGAAATGTAGGGAAAGACCCCGATGTAAAATATTTTGATAACGGAAGCGTTGTTGCTAACTTTACGTTGGCTACTACCGAAAGAGGCTACACAGCTGCAAACGGAACTCAGATACCTGACCGTACAGAGTGGCATAATATTGTTTGCTGGCGTGGCTTGGCTAAAGTCGCAGAACAATTTGTGAGAAAAGGTACTCAGGTATATGTTGAAGGGAAAATCCGTTCGCGTACTTACGATGATGCCAATGGAGTGAAGCGTTACGTTAATGAGATATATGCAGACAATCTTGAACTATTGGGAAGTCGTAAACGTGAAGGCGGAGACTCTCCTGCCGGCTATGGTTCACCTACGGGGTATGGTTCGGATAATACACCGACAGAGAATACAGGATATCAAGCTCCTCCGATGATGGGAGAGGAGGATGACCTGCCATTCTGA
- a CDS encoding mechanosensitive ion channel family protein: protein MIEVVEEYLPQIIASVFIILLTPLSKYVSRKIIIKYGQLTLKAEARIFQIIQVINILINFVCVVALAIIWGVQPQNMLVAVSSIFAVIGVALFAQWSILSNITAGIIIFFSMPFRIGDKIHILDKDTPIEATIENVLTFHTYLRTMDGEQIIIPNSLFLQKIVSVGKPKEE, encoded by the coding sequence ATGATTGAAGTTGTAGAAGAGTATTTACCTCAGATTATAGCGTCAGTTTTTATTATATTACTAACGCCACTATCTAAATATGTATCAAGAAAGATAATAATAAAATATGGGCAACTAACCTTAAAGGCTGAAGCCCGAATATTTCAAATAATACAGGTAATCAATATACTGATTAATTTTGTTTGTGTTGTTGCGCTTGCAATTATATGGGGAGTACAACCACAGAATATGTTGGTTGCAGTTTCTTCTATATTTGCTGTTATTGGGGTTGCTTTGTTTGCGCAATGGTCTATCCTGAGCAATATTACGGCTGGCATTATAATTTTCTTTTCGATGCCGTTCAGAATAGGGGACAAAATACATATTCTTGATAAGGATACGCCGATAGAGGCTACAATAGAAAATGTGCTTACTTTTCATACATACCTCAGAACAATGGATGGAGAACAGATTATAATACCTAATTCTTTATTTCTTCAAAAAATAGTATCGGTTGGCAAACCGAAAGAAGAATAA
- a CDS encoding glycosyltransferase family 39 protein, translating to MEVGNKNRKVSSVYILLFAIGISLFTYLDFADLAIPYDDAYSVFMVKSSYSDIVKITAKDVHPPLYYWGLKAFSAIFGDTIFSLRLFSALGIFATFLLGYFPIRKQFGDRVALMFISLLIMFPVTQYLATDIRMYSWTMFFVLACAICGYKVYLEGRFRNWRLFLITGLCAAYLHNYGLLSVVGIYIFLLVFLVQKKKEWKRLVYCGIVFSTLYVPWLLQLLWQFSDVANEYWIKPLTLNDLFLHIYYFYSPKEVWRPFTDFTKIQMMIGLIIVMGIQLLITLKVLRSGIKNRDEKTYLAIISFFVFLFPILIAALISISYVPILASRYMTCSFGLFVLSMAFVFDKAYEYPISRWLTNVFFVLLIFVGGVRVYSGVKYYNETESLYHNIREFATNDGEKQIFVAADSSYSIMPRLQLIVPDHYFCILKTAADNDFSPFVFQKIDSIPLCDFILVHHEPKEISADFRKYQHQLSKRYIFSDSIKALDSYLYKLKLR from the coding sequence ATGGAAGTTGGAAATAAAAACCGAAAAGTTTCTTCTGTTTATATCTTGCTTTTTGCGATAGGGATTAGCCTGTTTACTTACCTCGACTTTGCCGACTTGGCTATACCTTATGATGATGCATACTCCGTTTTTATGGTGAAATCGTCATACTCCGATATCGTAAAGATTACCGCAAAAGATGTTCATCCACCCCTCTATTATTGGGGACTCAAAGCATTCAGTGCGATCTTCGGAGACACAATCTTTTCATTAAGGCTCTTTTCCGCGTTGGGCATATTTGCTACATTCTTGCTTGGGTACTTTCCTATAAGAAAGCAGTTTGGAGACAGAGTAGCACTTATGTTTATCTCCCTTCTCATCATGTTCCCCGTTACGCAATACTTGGCAACAGATATACGGATGTACTCTTGGACTATGTTTTTTGTATTGGCTTGTGCTATTTGTGGCTATAAAGTATACTTGGAGGGGCGTTTCCGCAATTGGAGGTTGTTTCTGATAACCGGACTTTGTGCTGCTTATTTGCATAACTATGGACTGCTGAGTGTTGTGGGCATTTATATTTTCCTGCTTGTATTTTTAGTACAGAAAAAGAAGGAATGGAAACGCTTGGTATACTGCGGAATAGTATTCTCCACTTTATATGTCCCTTGGCTTTTACAACTGTTATGGCAGTTTTCAGATGTAGCTAACGAGTATTGGATAAAACCGCTGACATTAAACGATCTGTTCTTGCACATCTATTATTTTTATTCTCCTAAAGAAGTTTGGAGGCCATTTACCGACTTTACTAAAATACAGATGATGATAGGACTCATTATTGTGATGGGTATTCAACTGCTAATAACACTTAAGGTGTTGCGCTCAGGGATTAAAAACAGAGATGAAAAGACTTATCTGGCGATCATTTCTTTTTTTGTATTCCTTTTTCCTATTTTAATAGCGGCTCTGATTTCAATATCATATGTGCCAATATTGGCGAGCCGTTATATGACATGCTCTTTCGGACTTTTTGTTTTAAGTATGGCCTTTGTTTTTGACAAGGCATACGAGTATCCGATTTCCAGGTGGTTGACGAATGTGTTTTTTGTATTATTGATTTTTGTAGGAGGGGTTCGTGTATATTCAGGAGTGAAATATTACAATGAAACAGAATCCTTATACCATAATATTCGTGAGTTTGCTACCAATGATGGAGAAAAGCAAATTTTTGTCGCAGCCGATTCATCTTACTCCATAATGCCACGATTACAATTGATTGTTCCCGATCATTATTTCTGTATCTTAAAAACAGCAGCTGATAATGATTTTAGCCCTTTTGTTTTTCAAAAAATAGACTCTATACCTCTTTGCGATTTTATATTGGTTCACCATGAACCTAAAGAAATTAGTGCAGACTTTAGGAAATATCAACATCAGCTATCAAAACGCTATATTTTTTCAGATAGCATAAAGGCTCTTGATTCTTATCTTTATAAGCTAAAATTGAGATAG
- a CDS encoding ExbD/TolR family protein, translating to MANIDTTGKSETKKGRPERKILRVDFTPMVDMNLLLITFFMFCTTLSIPQIMDVAMPTDKGAQAVPDSKSVTVILGENDKVYYYEGLANYEDYTSLKETNTLGLRNMLLTRNNANMSKIKELRQKRYKKQITEKEFKEMSSNVKKSKDGLIVLIKPTEKSNYKNLVDALDEMQICGVGKYTIVDLEDGDKVLMENLKTKGKLTAMADRPE from the coding sequence ATGGCTAACATAGATACTACAGGTAAGAGCGAAACTAAAAAAGGCAGACCTGAACGCAAGATATTAAGAGTAGACTTTACTCCGATGGTAGACATGAATCTTTTACTGATTACATTCTTCATGTTTTGCACAACATTAAGCATTCCTCAAATAATGGATGTAGCTATGCCAACAGATAAGGGAGCGCAAGCTGTGCCCGACTCAAAATCTGTAACAGTGATTTTGGGAGAAAATGATAAGGTTTACTATTATGAAGGCTTAGCAAATTATGAAGATTATACATCATTGAAAGAAACAAACACTCTTGGTTTACGCAATATGTTGCTAACCCGAAACAACGCAAACATGTCTAAGATAAAAGAGTTGAGACAAAAACGTTATAAAAAGCAAATCACTGAAAAGGAATTTAAAGAGATGTCTAGCAATGTAAAAAAATCAAAGGACGGGCTTATTGTTTTGATAAAGCCAACAGAAAAATCCAATTATAAAAATCTGGTAGACGCTCTCGATGAAATGCAAATATGCGGAGTTGGGAAATACACAATTGTAGATCTTGAAGATGGCGATAAAGTACTGATGGAAAACCTGAAAACAAAGGGTAAATTAACCGCCATGGCCGACAGACCTGAATAA
- a CDS encoding LTA synthase family protein, producing the protein MKQRIILYLTVFFYFVLLFLIGKILFAFIHASLGGGVSAKDILDILYNGLPLDLSMSGYLTVLPALVLIASIWVKPQIIARTYNIYFGIILLLIAIITVVDLVVYPYWGFHFDSTVFLYLKKPKETFASASILDFVFGILGMAIYFVVSYLGYMYIIRKQVLNFTVPKSIAKSCIVLVVLLAALFLPIRGGITVSTMNIGQVYYSDNMFFNHAAINPEFNLMSSFFKSDNFASQYQFYDKKEAEKVFAQLNFQPKSDSVPNLLKTDRPNIILFILESFSANVALDFVVAPNMSRYAKEGVFFKNFYANSFRTDRGLVSILSGYPAHPTVAIMKYPQKTGTLATIPKALKDAGYNNLSFYYGGDADFANMRSYFVGACGIKDIVSDKKFPLSERLTKWGVPDKFLINRLHEDLLSKEQSEPYVKVVLTLSSHEPFDVPRAGFKEPFLDAVHYTDECLGNFVEQLKKTKQWDNTLILFVADHAMQSYPKGLSNSDPERFRIPLIWIGGAIKQPVTVPSYASQNDIAATLLSQLNLKHDDFKFSKNILSSEGNKFAFYSYVNGFSMTDSTGMVTYDNDKQSIIHHKGDVTDLEKKAKSFFQMMYLDLGNR; encoded by the coding sequence ATGAAGCAAAGAATAATCCTCTATTTGACTGTATTTTTCTATTTCGTTCTTTTATTCCTTATCGGCAAAATTCTGTTTGCTTTTATTCATGCCTCTTTAGGAGGGGGCGTTTCGGCAAAAGATATACTTGATATACTGTATAATGGTTTGCCTCTCGATTTGTCGATGAGCGGATACCTCACAGTGCTTCCGGCTCTTGTACTCATCGCGTCTATTTGGGTCAAACCTCAAATTATAGCGCGAACATACAATATTTACTTTGGGATTATATTATTGTTGATAGCAATAATTACGGTTGTAGACTTGGTTGTATATCCATATTGGGGATTTCACTTCGACTCTACAGTTTTTCTTTATCTAAAAAAGCCAAAAGAAACTTTTGCAAGTGCCTCTATTCTCGACTTCGTATTTGGTATACTGGGTATGGCTATATATTTTGTAGTATCTTACCTAGGATATATGTATATTATAAGAAAGCAAGTACTTAATTTTACGGTTCCAAAGAGTATCGCTAAATCTTGTATTGTGCTGGTCGTTCTGCTGGCGGCACTCTTTCTTCCTATCAGGGGTGGAATTACTGTATCTACTATGAATATTGGTCAGGTGTACTATAGCGACAATATGTTCTTTAATCATGCGGCTATCAACCCCGAATTCAATCTGATGTCGTCGTTCTTTAAGTCTGATAATTTTGCTTCGCAATATCAATTTTATGATAAAAAAGAGGCTGAAAAGGTGTTTGCTCAACTAAACTTTCAGCCTAAAAGTGATAGTGTTCCTAATTTATTGAAAACAGATAGACCTAATATCATATTGTTTATTCTCGAGAGTTTTTCTGCTAATGTCGCTTTAGACTTTGTGGTGGCACCTAATATGAGTCGCTATGCGAAGGAAGGCGTGTTTTTCAAAAACTTTTATGCAAACAGCTTCCGTACCGACCGGGGACTTGTTTCTATTCTGAGCGGTTATCCTGCACACCCTACTGTAGCTATAATGAAGTATCCGCAAAAGACAGGAACGTTAGCTACTATCCCCAAAGCATTGAAAGATGCAGGCTATAATAATCTCTCTTTTTATTATGGTGGTGATGCTGATTTCGCTAATATGCGTTCTTATTTTGTGGGTGCATGCGGGATAAAAGATATTGTCTCTGATAAAAAATTCCCTTTGAGCGAGCGTCTTACAAAATGGGGTGTTCCTGATAAGTTTTTGATTAACAGACTGCACGAAGATCTACTCTCTAAAGAGCAAAGTGAACCTTACGTCAAAGTTGTGCTTACTCTTAGTAGCCATGAGCCATTCGATGTGCCCCGAGCTGGATTCAAAGAACCGTTTCTTGATGCAGTACATTATACCGATGAATGTCTGGGAAATTTCGTAGAACAATTGAAAAAAACAAAACAGTGGGATAACACCTTGATTCTCTTCGTTGCCGATCATGCAATGCAGTCGTATCCCAAAGGTTTGAGCAATAGTGATCCGGAGCGTTTTCGTATTCCTCTTATATGGATAGGAGGCGCTATAAAACAGCCGGTAACAGTTCCATCTTATGCTTCGCAAAATGACATAGCTGCAACTTTGCTGTCTCAGCTAAACTTAAAGCATGATGACTTTAAGTTCAGTAAAAATATCCTAAGCTCCGAAGGTAATAAATTTGCATTCTATTCTTATGTCAATGGCTTTAGCATGACAGACTCTACGGGAATGGTAACTTACGATAATGATAAGCAAAGCATTATTCATCATAAAGGCGATGTCACTGATTTGGAGAAAAAAGCTAAATCATTCTTTCAGATGATGTATCTTGATTTGGGCAATAGATAA
- a CDS encoding DUF4251 domain-containing protein codes for MRTILVLTAIVILGFSCKAGDSLTKQEVITKLTEKIESANYTFVPQTALPMSGKSISLDYSYSLKVSKDTINSYLPYFGRAYTAPISPTDGGIKFTSKDFDYSVTKNKKGMWDVSITTKDTPRKYSLSLSIGDTGYATLVVNENNRQPISFYGKIE; via the coding sequence ATGAGAACAATACTTGTACTGACCGCTATCGTTATTCTAGGATTTAGTTGTAAAGCGGGAGACAGCCTGACAAAGCAGGAGGTTATTACTAAGCTGACAGAAAAAATAGAATCAGCAAATTATACTTTTGTCCCTCAAACGGCTTTACCGATGAGTGGGAAATCAATAAGTCTGGATTATTCTTATTCACTCAAAGTATCAAAGGATACTATAAATTCTTATTTGCCATATTTCGGTAGAGCATATACTGCTCCCATTTCTCCAACAGATGGAGGAATAAAATTTACAAGTAAAGATTTTGACTATTCTGTTACAAAGAATAAAAAAGGGATGTGGGATGTTTCTATAACCACAAAAGATACTCCACGCAAATACTCTCTCAGCCTTTCTATCGGAGACACCGGATATGCTACTTTAGTAGTGAATGAAAATAATAGACAACCAATCTCTTTTTACGGAAAGATAGAATAA